One Microplitis mediator isolate UGA2020A chromosome 3, iyMicMedi2.1, whole genome shotgun sequence DNA segment encodes these proteins:
- the LOC130664545 gene encoding serine-rich adhesin for platelets isoform X2 has translation MEGGDGSAVVNNPAVIKAAQEEIGRLDVLVCGQCHLVFHFVEEFQEHRNKEGACTKTSHFRDNGNNEQKAQVWAFLLWKDTQIQQETTDKDSVTSWKLYQKWCKMEQHVRETWITAGRTIQAFTKINNAKMTDIRPQNTDGMKQQIVRKVIRNGQPEESTEAKKEVIKAEVKTEASESAPTTTTPISTPTQIKKVIQTRPKAFVKPRVRPGKAPTDGDEPNEDEFAVEKIMAKRYNTKKRCAEYYLKWEGYTPEYNTWESADVVSSCKFLLEEFERNLAKQKEMKELKAQQLAQQQQQQQQQTTKIITRTVPQKTIIKAEPSTPGPSSAAQITRPMRSSKSKAMDQVKQWCGSMKEEENELLGKRRADLTDSDSDTTAAKRPKGEMGSDEEWTGESEEERIAASGRSDVIQRAFNRANAQSNGNNKTSVSSSDLATSLGLQSPDPTKSSTHQSPVLVANAKGVVKVDPKQMPNLASGVYVMSKKEGIIKLDSSPGAKPMKGGQGVLMVQNRETAVVRRQVITQSQANSMPVKVVSKPDGSQVVTQMKVISKQVPVKPRPSLGPKAEPVKIQPKPDPTQLQQIHVVTAVQNPIGMQPRMTSNVRPTTIQQQQKTPDGRPLLPRPTVRGQAPTSVLGIGSIRSPVRAPAPRLQTPQTRTPMQKRIMSSSPQATISPNQQAQIRAKYIAAPGQVVKTVSPNQAKQSPKIIPGNKPPQSLISPQQKILMAKRKTQEITSQGVKTPVKTMVANTKPPLGRGRGKITTAASAAAVPAPGKPKETKIVESDGLHMEFQENPPESPERPFTLCPLTGRIIGEDGEPVAEPEPSTPHTSTVDTTAGASITGTTVTATTSSTESMDTSTTTTTTTAELVLPSLESLTETNSIMRVEMSPGGTTGTIVQASTDPSAQLSLAGVTIAPDLPCLDDTATTSVTAAQPTVSLTESISSESAATTAGLTGTIVTSTASTVTHVKQEIKEETKVVADDATNVVTITGEDGVVYQVAGHAEDGQTLLVTRGADGEQQCVYVTTEQQGDEGSVLTLDHAVAEAVAQLMPDQVNLTPQFYVKEAEGEAADNQMVMSIMDNSAAGAVGTQEDPDGQAQVVAQVVQADEPTPGGTRRVVLLLPDGNLMMTEVDEEQYAALELDK, from the exons ATGGAAGGCGGCGATGGTTCTGCGGTAGTCAACAATCCTGCTGTTATCAAag CTGCGCAAGAAGAGATAGGAAGACTTGATGTCCTGGTATGCGGACAGTGTCATTTGGTATTTCATTTCGTTGAAGAATTCCAAGAGCATCGTAATAAAGAGGGCGCTTGCACTAAAACATCACACTTTCGTGACAATGGAAAt aatgAACAGAAAGCTCAAGTCTGGGCGTTTTTACTGTGGAAAGACACACAAATACAGCAAGAAACAACTGATAAAGATTCAGTTACTTCATGGAAATTGTATCAGAAGTGGTGTAAAATGGAGCAGCATGTCCGGGAAACATGGATCACTGCTGGCAGAACTATTCAAGCGTTTACTAAGATCAATAACGCTAAAATGACAGACATTAGACCACAAAATACCGAtg gtATGAAACAACAAATAGTACGGAAAGTAATACGCAATGGCCAGCCAGAAGAGTCTACTGAAGCCAAAAAAGAAGTTATCAAGGCCGAAGTAAAGACAGAGGCATCAGAGTCAGCTCCGACAACAACGACACCGATCTCAACACCGactcaaattaaaaaagttattcaaaccCGACCTAAGGCTTTTGTTAAGCCTCGAGTTAGGCCGGGCAAGGCACCAACTGACGGAGATGAGCCCAATGAAGACGAATTTgctgttgaaaaaataatggcCAAACGTTACAACACCAAGAAACGTTGCGCtgaatattatttgaaatggGAGGGTTACACTCCTGAATACAATACTTGGGAATCGGCTGACGTTGTGTCGTcatgtaaatttttgttagaAGAATTCGAGCGTAATTTAGCCAAGCaaaaagaaatgaaagaaTTGAAAGCACAGCAATTGgcacagcagcagcaacaacagcagcagcagacAACTAAAATAATAACCAGGACAGTACCCCAGAAGACGATTATCAAAGCGGAACCGAGTACACCAGGACCGAGTTCTGCTGCACAAATAACACGTCCGATGCGGTCAAGTAAGTCGAAGGCTATGGATCAAGTGAAGCAATGGTGTGGATCCATGAAAGAGGAAGAAAATGAACTCCTGGGTAAACGCCGTGCCGATTTGACTGACAGCGACTCAGATACAACTGCAGCTAAACGACCAAAAGGGGAGATGGGTAGTGATGAAGAGTGGACTGGTGAGTCTGAGGAAGAACGTATCGCCGCTTCAGGGCGCAGTGACGTCATTCAACGTGCGTTCAATCGCGCGAATGCTCAGTCCAATGGTAACAACAAAACTTCTGTATCAAGTTCTGACTTGGCAACTTCTCTTGGTCTCCAGTCGCCAGATCCTACCAAATCTTCTACTCATCAATCACCAGTTCTTGTCGCAAATGCCAAAGGAGTTGTCAAAGTCGATCCTAAACAGATGCCGAACTTGGCATCCGGTGTTTATGTCATGTCTAAGAAGGAAGGAATCATCAAACTCGATTCTTCGCCAGGTGCTAAACCTATGAAAGGTGGCCAAGGTGTTCTTATGGTACAGAATCGTGAAACTGCCGTAGTACGAAGACAAGTGATAACGCAATCCCAGGCAAACTCAATGCCTGTAAAAGTTGTCTCTAAGCCTGACGGTAGTCAGGTTGTTACACAAATGAAAGTGATCTCAAAACAAGTACCGGTTAAACCACGGCCATCATTAGGACCTAAAGCTGAGCCAGTTAAAATTCAACCTAAGCCAGACCCTACGCAACTCCAACAGATTCATGTGGTGACTGCGGTACAAAATCCAATAGGCATGCAGCCGAGGATGACTTCAAATGTACGACCGACGACTATTCAACAGCAACAAAAGACACCTGATGGACGTCCACTGCTTCCCAGACCGACAGTCCGTGGTCAAGCACCAACTAGTGTCCTTGGTATTGGGTCTATTCGTAGTCCTGTACGTGCACCAGCGCCAAGGCTTCAAACACCACAGACACGTACCCCGATGCAGAAACGCATTATGTCCAGCTCACCCCAAGCAACAATAAGTCCTAATCAACAGGCTCAAATACGTGCTAAATATATTGCAGCACCTGGTCAGGTTGTAAAAACTGTCAGTCCAAACCAAGCTAAACAGTCGCCTAAAATAATACCTGGTAACAAACCACCGCAGTCACTAATATCACCTCAGCAAAAAATTCTCATGGCTAAAAGAAAGACTCAAGAAATAACTTCTCAAGGTGTGAAGACTCCAGTAAAAACAATGGTTGCAAATACAAAGCCACCACTGGGACGAGGACGTGGTAAAATAACAACAGCAGCATCAGCAGCAGCAGTTCCAGCACCGGGTAAACCCAAGGAAACAAAAATTGTCGAGAGCGATGGACTTCACATGGAATTTCAGGAA AATCCACCGGAGAGTCCAGAGAGGCCGTTCACACTCTGCCCGCTGACTGGACGAATCATCGGTGAGGATGGAGAACCAGTTGCCGAGCCAGAACCATCGACACCCCATACATCGACAGTCGACACAACTGCTGGAGCTTCAATTACAGGTACAACTGTTACAGCAACCACCTCATCAACCGAGAGCATGGACACATCAACGACCACAACGACGACAACAGCCGAGTTAGTTTTACCCTCGTTAGAATCACTGACAGAGACAAATAGTATAATGCGCGTTGAAATGAGCCCAGGTGGGACAACAGGTACGATTGTACAAGCTAGCACTGATCCATCAGCCCAATTAAGTCTTGCAGGCGTAACAATAGCACCAGATCTTCCGTGTCTGGATGACACAGCGACCACTTCCGTTACAGCAGCACAGCCAACAGTCTCACTCACCGAGTCAATATCTTCAGAGTCTGCGGCAACGACGGCCGGGTTAACTGGCACGATAGTAACTAGCACAGCCTCAACTGTCACTCATGTCAAGCAGGAGATAAAGGAGGAGACAAAAGTCGTTGCCGATGACGCGACAAATGTTGTAACAATAACGGGGGAGGACGGTGTTGTATACCAAGTTGCAGGTCACGCTGAAGACGGCCAGACATTGCTGGTGACACGTGGTGCCGATGGAGAGCAGCAGTGCGTCTACGTCACGACTGAACAGCAGGGTGATGAGGGCTCTGTTCTCACTCTCGATCACGCTGTCGCTGAAGCTGTTGCCCAGCTAATGCCCGATCAGGTAAATCTCACGCCCCAGTTCTACGTCAAAGAGGCCGAAGGTGAGGCCGCTGATAATCAAATGGTCATGTCTATTATGGATAATTCGGCTGCGGGGGCTGTTGGTACCCAAGAAGACCCTGACGGTCAAGCTCAAGTCGTTGCTCAGGTTGTACAAGCTGACGAACCTACGCCAg gtGGTACCAGGCGAGTTGTTCTCTTACTTCCGGATGGTAATTTAATGATGACTGAAGTCGACGAAGAACAGTATGCTGCTTTAGAGCTCGACAAATGA
- the LOC130664545 gene encoding uncharacterized protein LOC130664545 isoform X1 translates to MEGGDGSAVVNNPAVIKAAQEEIGRLDVLVCGQCHLVFHFVEEFQEHRNKEGACTKTSHFRDNGNNEQKAQVWAFLLWKDTQIQQETTDKDSVTSWKLYQKWCKMEQHVRETWITAGRTIQAFTKINNAKMTDIRPQNTDGMKQQIVRKVIRNGQPEESTEAKKEVIKAEVKTEASESAPTTTTPISTPTQIKKVIQTRPKAFVKPRVRPGKAPTDGDEPNEDEFAVEKIMAKRYNTKKRCAEYYLKWEGYTPEYNTWESADVVSSCKFLLEEFERNLAKQKEMKELKAQQLAQQQQQQQQQTTKIITRTVPQKTIIKAEPSTPGPSSAAQITRPMRSSKSKAMDQVKQWCGSMKEEENELLGKRRADLTDSDSDTTAAKRPKGEMGSDEEWTGESEEERIAASGRSDVIQRAFNRANAQSNGNNKTSVSSSDLATSLGLQSPDPTKSSTHQSPVLVANAKGVVKVDPKQMPNLASGVYVMSKKEGIIKLDSSPGAKPMKGGQGVLMVQNRETAVVRRQVITQSQANSMPVKVVSKPDGSQVVTQMKVISKQVPVKPRPSLGPKAEPVKIQPKPDPTQLQQIHVVTAVQNPIGMQPRMTSNVRPTTIQQQQKTPDGRPLLPRPTVRGQAPTSVLGIGSIRSPVRAPAPRLQTPQTRTPMQKRIMSSSPQATISPNQQAQIRAKYIAAPGQVVKTVSPNQAKQSPKIIPGNKPPQSLISPQQKILMAKRKTQEITSQGVKTPVKTMVANTKPPLGRGRGKITTAASAAAVPAPGKPKETKIVESDGLHMEFQEVGSEESSDEAEPDVSSEADNVCNIPQNPPESPERPFTLCPLTGRIIGEDGEPVAEPEPSTPHTSTVDTTAGASITGTTVTATTSSTESMDTSTTTTTTTAELVLPSLESLTETNSIMRVEMSPGGTTGTIVQASTDPSAQLSLAGVTIAPDLPCLDDTATTSVTAAQPTVSLTESISSESAATTAGLTGTIVTSTASTVTHVKQEIKEETKVVADDATNVVTITGEDGVVYQVAGHAEDGQTLLVTRGADGEQQCVYVTTEQQGDEGSVLTLDHAVAEAVAQLMPDQVNLTPQFYVKEAEGEAADNQMVMSIMDNSAAGAVGTQEDPDGQAQVVAQVVQADEPTPGGTRRVVLLLPDGNLMMTEVDEEQYAALELDK, encoded by the exons ATGGAAGGCGGCGATGGTTCTGCGGTAGTCAACAATCCTGCTGTTATCAAag CTGCGCAAGAAGAGATAGGAAGACTTGATGTCCTGGTATGCGGACAGTGTCATTTGGTATTTCATTTCGTTGAAGAATTCCAAGAGCATCGTAATAAAGAGGGCGCTTGCACTAAAACATCACACTTTCGTGACAATGGAAAt aatgAACAGAAAGCTCAAGTCTGGGCGTTTTTACTGTGGAAAGACACACAAATACAGCAAGAAACAACTGATAAAGATTCAGTTACTTCATGGAAATTGTATCAGAAGTGGTGTAAAATGGAGCAGCATGTCCGGGAAACATGGATCACTGCTGGCAGAACTATTCAAGCGTTTACTAAGATCAATAACGCTAAAATGACAGACATTAGACCACAAAATACCGAtg gtATGAAACAACAAATAGTACGGAAAGTAATACGCAATGGCCAGCCAGAAGAGTCTACTGAAGCCAAAAAAGAAGTTATCAAGGCCGAAGTAAAGACAGAGGCATCAGAGTCAGCTCCGACAACAACGACACCGATCTCAACACCGactcaaattaaaaaagttattcaaaccCGACCTAAGGCTTTTGTTAAGCCTCGAGTTAGGCCGGGCAAGGCACCAACTGACGGAGATGAGCCCAATGAAGACGAATTTgctgttgaaaaaataatggcCAAACGTTACAACACCAAGAAACGTTGCGCtgaatattatttgaaatggGAGGGTTACACTCCTGAATACAATACTTGGGAATCGGCTGACGTTGTGTCGTcatgtaaatttttgttagaAGAATTCGAGCGTAATTTAGCCAAGCaaaaagaaatgaaagaaTTGAAAGCACAGCAATTGgcacagcagcagcaacaacagcagcagcagacAACTAAAATAATAACCAGGACAGTACCCCAGAAGACGATTATCAAAGCGGAACCGAGTACACCAGGACCGAGTTCTGCTGCACAAATAACACGTCCGATGCGGTCAAGTAAGTCGAAGGCTATGGATCAAGTGAAGCAATGGTGTGGATCCATGAAAGAGGAAGAAAATGAACTCCTGGGTAAACGCCGTGCCGATTTGACTGACAGCGACTCAGATACAACTGCAGCTAAACGACCAAAAGGGGAGATGGGTAGTGATGAAGAGTGGACTGGTGAGTCTGAGGAAGAACGTATCGCCGCTTCAGGGCGCAGTGACGTCATTCAACGTGCGTTCAATCGCGCGAATGCTCAGTCCAATGGTAACAACAAAACTTCTGTATCAAGTTCTGACTTGGCAACTTCTCTTGGTCTCCAGTCGCCAGATCCTACCAAATCTTCTACTCATCAATCACCAGTTCTTGTCGCAAATGCCAAAGGAGTTGTCAAAGTCGATCCTAAACAGATGCCGAACTTGGCATCCGGTGTTTATGTCATGTCTAAGAAGGAAGGAATCATCAAACTCGATTCTTCGCCAGGTGCTAAACCTATGAAAGGTGGCCAAGGTGTTCTTATGGTACAGAATCGTGAAACTGCCGTAGTACGAAGACAAGTGATAACGCAATCCCAGGCAAACTCAATGCCTGTAAAAGTTGTCTCTAAGCCTGACGGTAGTCAGGTTGTTACACAAATGAAAGTGATCTCAAAACAAGTACCGGTTAAACCACGGCCATCATTAGGACCTAAAGCTGAGCCAGTTAAAATTCAACCTAAGCCAGACCCTACGCAACTCCAACAGATTCATGTGGTGACTGCGGTACAAAATCCAATAGGCATGCAGCCGAGGATGACTTCAAATGTACGACCGACGACTATTCAACAGCAACAAAAGACACCTGATGGACGTCCACTGCTTCCCAGACCGACAGTCCGTGGTCAAGCACCAACTAGTGTCCTTGGTATTGGGTCTATTCGTAGTCCTGTACGTGCACCAGCGCCAAGGCTTCAAACACCACAGACACGTACCCCGATGCAGAAACGCATTATGTCCAGCTCACCCCAAGCAACAATAAGTCCTAATCAACAGGCTCAAATACGTGCTAAATATATTGCAGCACCTGGTCAGGTTGTAAAAACTGTCAGTCCAAACCAAGCTAAACAGTCGCCTAAAATAATACCTGGTAACAAACCACCGCAGTCACTAATATCACCTCAGCAAAAAATTCTCATGGCTAAAAGAAAGACTCAAGAAATAACTTCTCAAGGTGTGAAGACTCCAGTAAAAACAATGGTTGCAAATACAAAGCCACCACTGGGACGAGGACGTGGTAAAATAACAACAGCAGCATCAGCAGCAGCAGTTCCAGCACCGGGTAAACCCAAGGAAACAAAAATTGTCGAGAGCGATGGACTTCACATGGAATTTCAGGAAGTAGGGAGTGAAGAGAGCAGTGATGAAGCCGAACCTGATGTTTCATCAGAGGCCGATAATGTATGTAATATTCCGCAGAATCCACCGGAGAGTCCAGAGAGGCCGTTCACACTCTGCCCGCTGACTGGACGAATCATCGGTGAGGATGGAGAACCAGTTGCCGAGCCAGAACCATCGACACCCCATACATCGACAGTCGACACAACTGCTGGAGCTTCAATTACAGGTACAACTGTTACAGCAACCACCTCATCAACCGAGAGCATGGACACATCAACGACCACAACGACGACAACAGCCGAGTTAGTTTTACCCTCGTTAGAATCACTGACAGAGACAAATAGTATAATGCGCGTTGAAATGAGCCCAGGTGGGACAACAGGTACGATTGTACAAGCTAGCACTGATCCATCAGCCCAATTAAGTCTTGCAGGCGTAACAATAGCACCAGATCTTCCGTGTCTGGATGACACAGCGACCACTTCCGTTACAGCAGCACAGCCAACAGTCTCACTCACCGAGTCAATATCTTCAGAGTCTGCGGCAACGACGGCCGGGTTAACTGGCACGATAGTAACTAGCACAGCCTCAACTGTCACTCATGTCAAGCAGGAGATAAAGGAGGAGACAAAAGTCGTTGCCGATGACGCGACAAATGTTGTAACAATAACGGGGGAGGACGGTGTTGTATACCAAGTTGCAGGTCACGCTGAAGACGGCCAGACATTGCTGGTGACACGTGGTGCCGATGGAGAGCAGCAGTGCGTCTACGTCACGACTGAACAGCAGGGTGATGAGGGCTCTGTTCTCACTCTCGATCACGCTGTCGCTGAAGCTGTTGCCCAGCTAATGCCCGATCAGGTAAATCTCACGCCCCAGTTCTACGTCAAAGAGGCCGAAGGTGAGGCCGCTGATAATCAAATGGTCATGTCTATTATGGATAATTCGGCTGCGGGGGCTGTTGGTACCCAAGAAGACCCTGACGGTCAAGCTCAAGTCGTTGCTCAGGTTGTACAAGCTGACGAACCTACGCCAg gtGGTACCAGGCGAGTTGTTCTCTTACTTCCGGATGGTAATTTAATGATGACTGAAGTCGACGAAGAACAGTATGCTGCTTTAGAGCTCGACAAATGA
- the LOC130665233 gene encoding deleted in lung and esophageal cancer protein 1-like, translating into MTIDKRFFFYFYFRVNMESDGKLSEVINNCGEDEFNWMKNVNIRGLIEEIFKDFFEDVDLSEVDTEEFDNYKQSIEEINNARKIIAAGYQTDNGDVIKSDKFIIIYPDDLALIKKKLQVDMIPNSRGAEENLGERSRRGRELKIKSSNRSSLTQPVRSILRIMEPKKIIVATPVEIKFNNYQLNKLYKKKAVIKNVSNVLARYQVDKRPEGSKFRVLISTSRGEKEHLAPGMQAFVIIYFESEFPDEFTEQVNIRVQNGKSIAINLHAYRDCPVLEITNIYDPCLCLTSKTLTPTTDVTSEILSWNNYNKNIDSDNLNCDPMIETELECGNCFVGEEINIKLQVKNNGGDGKFFLINEIDWYTMDINNITEDNDVMLSCFNISPAYFTLKRNEIIILNIFFTPSTHGMHVDKLLIICDNYSIKLLDILGDGILFEQDFIQFKYKENSNDERVIDNWLIDLGVIDSNNNFVPFSITNLW; encoded by the exons ATGACAATTGAtaagcgattttttttttacttttattttcgcGTTAATATGGAGTCTGATGGTAAATTAAgtgaagtaattaataattgcgGTGAAGATGAATTTAATTGGatgaaaaatgtaaatatccGAGGATTaattgaagaaatttttaaagatttttttgaagacGTGGATTTAAGTGAAGTCGATACTGAG GAGTtcgataattataaacaatcgattgaagaaataaataacGCGAGGAAAATAATCGCTGCTGGATATCAAACTGATAATGGAGATGTAATTAaatcagataaatttattattatttatcctgATGACTTGGCATTGATTAAGAAGAAGTTACAAGTGGATATGATTCCCAATAGTAGGGGAGCTGAAGAAAATTTAGGGGAGAGATCACGTCGAGGAAgagaattgaaaataaaatcgagTAATCGATCAAGTTTAACTCAACCGGT aCGCAGTATCCTGAGGATAATGgaaccgaaaaaaattatagttgcCACGCCggtggaaattaaatttaataattaccaattaaataaactctacaaa AAAAAAGcggtaattaaaaatgtaagtaACGTTTTAGCAAGATATCAAGTAGACAAAAGACCAGAGGGTTCTAAATTTCGTGTCTTAATTTCTACATCACGAGGAGAAAAAGAACATTTAGCTCCTGGAATGCAAGcgtttgtaattatttattttgaatcggAATTTCCGGACGAGTTTACAGAACAAGTAAACATTCGTGTGCAAAACGGAAAATCAATTGCTATTAATCTTCATGCTTATCGAGATTGTCCAGTGCtcgaaa tAACGAATATTTATGATCCATGTTTATGTCTGACTTCGAAAACTTTAACGCCGACAACTGATGTCAccagtgaaattttatca tggaataattataataaaaatatagacagtgataatttaaattgtgatCCAATGATCGAAACAGAATTAGAATGTGGAAACTGTTTTGTTGgggaagaaataaatattaaattgcaggtaaaaaataatggaggtgatggtaaattttttttaatcaatgaaATTGATTGGTATACTATGGATATTAAt aacaTTACGGAAGACAATGATGTCATGTTGAgttgttttaatatttcgcCTGCTTATTTTACACtcaaaagaaatgaaataattattttaaatattttttttaccccaaGTACACATGGAATGCATGTTGATAAGCTTTTAATTATATGTGATAATTATtcgattaaattattagatataCTTGGCGAtggaattttatttgaacaagATTTTATTCAGTTTAAATAC aaagaAAACAGTAACGATGAACGGGTAATTGATAACTGGCTTATCGATTTAGGAGTAATTGAttccaataataattttgtaccATTTAGCATTAcaaatttatggtaa